The proteins below are encoded in one region of Metallibacterium scheffleri:
- the rimO gene encoding 30S ribosomal protein S12 methylthiotransferase RimO codes for MSRSDPAIGFVSLGCPKALVDSERILTQLRVEGYRIVPSYAQADAVVVNTCGFIDSAVQESLDAIGEALHENGKVIVTGCLGKRSELIREAYPGVLAISGPQDYASVMQAVHRALPPRRNPLLDIIPDTGIKLTPKHYAYLKISEGCNHRCSFCIIPSMRGDLVSRPVDEVLIEAEKLVRSGVRELLVISQDTSAYGVDVKYAAREWRGRSYRTRMTELCDGLGELGAWVRLHYVYPYPHVDELMPLMAAGRLLPYLDIPFQHASTRILKLMKRPGNIDKTLERITRWRKVVPELTIRSTFIVGFPGETDAEFELLLDFLRAAQLDRVGAFAYSPVDGARANELPAPVPEELKEDRLEQFMAVQAGISAAKLRCRIGRRLRVLVDHVDADGVVARSTADAPEIDGVVRIRDGQHLRPGDFAEVIVEGADAHDLAARCAAGG; via the coding sequence ATGTCCCGTTCCGACCCCGCCATTGGTTTTGTCAGTCTCGGTTGCCCCAAGGCACTGGTCGACTCCGAGCGCATCCTCACCCAGCTCAGAGTGGAGGGCTATCGTATTGTGCCGAGCTATGCGCAGGCCGATGCCGTCGTGGTGAATACCTGCGGCTTCATCGACAGCGCGGTGCAGGAATCGCTTGATGCCATCGGCGAGGCCCTGCACGAAAACGGCAAGGTGATCGTCACTGGCTGTCTGGGAAAGCGCAGCGAGTTGATCCGCGAGGCCTATCCCGGGGTGCTGGCGATCAGCGGGCCGCAAGACTATGCCAGCGTCATGCAAGCCGTGCATCGAGCGCTGCCGCCGCGACGCAATCCGCTACTGGACATCATCCCGGATACCGGCATCAAGCTCACGCCCAAGCACTACGCCTACCTGAAGATTTCAGAAGGCTGCAATCATCGCTGCAGCTTCTGCATCATTCCATCGATGCGCGGTGATCTGGTCAGCAGGCCGGTGGATGAGGTACTGATCGAGGCGGAGAAGCTGGTCCGCAGCGGTGTGCGTGAACTGCTGGTGATCAGCCAGGATACCAGCGCCTACGGCGTGGACGTGAAATACGCCGCGCGCGAATGGCGCGGGCGCAGCTACCGCACGCGCATGACCGAGTTGTGCGACGGTCTTGGTGAGCTTGGCGCATGGGTGCGGCTGCACTATGTGTATCCGTATCCGCATGTGGACGAGCTGATGCCGCTAATGGCCGCGGGCAGGCTGTTGCCCTATCTGGACATTCCGTTCCAGCACGCCAGCACGCGCATCCTCAAGCTGATGAAGCGGCCAGGCAACATCGACAAGACGCTTGAGCGCATCACCCGCTGGCGCAAGGTGGTACCGGAACTGACGATTCGCAGCACCTTCATCGTCGGCTTCCCGGGCGAGACCGACGCCGAGTTCGAGTTGCTGCTGGATTTTCTGCGCGCAGCCCAGCTGGATCGTGTCGGGGCCTTTGCCTATTCGCCTGTCGATGGCGCCCGCGCCAACGAGTTGCCCGCCCCGGTACCCGAAGAACTCAAAGAAGACCGCCTCGAACAATTCATGGCGGTGCAGGCCGGCATCAGCGCCGCCAAGCTGCGGTGCCGGATCGGTCGGCGCTTGCGCGTGCTGGTTGATCACGTCGATGCTGACGGCGTTGTCGCGCGTTCGACCGCCGATGCCCCCGAGATCGACGGCGTGGTGCGCATCCGCGATGGCCAGCACCTGCGCCCCGGCGACTTCGCCGAGGTGATCGTCGAAGGCGCGGATGCGCATGATCTGGCGGCGCGCTGTGCCGCCGGGGGCTGA
- a CDS encoding dienelactone hydrolase family protein: protein MGEFINIGSTGTQCIGAYLAKPAGKPKGGVVVVQEIFGVNPHIRSVVDDFAADGYLAIAPAVFDHLETGVELGYDEAGMKKGIALISELGFERPLEDVSSAAEAIKSAGKIAVVGFCWGGSIAYLAAIKLGMPAVSYYGGRNTQLVGMQAKAPLMFHYGLKDAHISAGDREKVRAANPTAEFYVYDADHGFNCDVRASFDAAAAKLARTRTLAFFAKQLGG, encoded by the coding sequence ATGGGCGAGTTCATCAACATCGGCAGCACGGGCACGCAGTGCATCGGCGCGTATCTGGCCAAACCCGCAGGCAAGCCCAAGGGCGGCGTGGTCGTCGTACAGGAGATCTTTGGCGTCAACCCGCATATCCGCAGCGTGGTCGATGATTTCGCGGCCGATGGCTACCTGGCGATCGCACCGGCCGTGTTCGACCACCTCGAAACCGGCGTCGAATTGGGTTATGACGAAGCAGGCATGAAAAAGGGCATCGCGCTGATCAGCGAACTTGGCTTCGAACGGCCGCTCGAAGACGTCTCCAGCGCAGCCGAGGCGATCAAGAGCGCCGGCAAGATCGCCGTGGTCGGATTCTGCTGGGGCGGCAGCATCGCCTACCTGGCCGCGATCAAGCTGGGCATGCCGGCAGTGAGTTACTACGGCGGGCGCAATACGCAGCTAGTCGGCATGCAGGCCAAGGCGCCCCTGATGTTTCATTATGGCCTCAAGGATGCACATATCAGTGCCGGGGACCGCGAGAAAGTACGCGCCGCCAACCCGACCGCCGAGTTCTATGTATACGACGCCGACCATGGTTTCAATTGCGATGTGCGCGCGAGCTTCGATGCTGCTGCGGCCAAATTGGCGCGCACACGCACGCTGGCGTTCTTCGCCAAGCAGCTTGGCGGCTGA
- a CDS encoding HIT domain-containing protein, translating to MTAAAGLFALDARLAADTLPVAQLALCEVRLLDDARFGWLVLIPRRAALQEIFDLDADARMQLLAELDLAAAALHAELPGDKFNVGALGNVVRQLHVHLVARRIGDAAWPGPVWGHGTRIPYTPTAGKALCAALRQRLTTSTE from the coding sequence ATGACCGCTGCCGCCGGCCTATTCGCGCTCGATGCGCGTCTGGCGGCTGACACCCTGCCCGTCGCACAGCTCGCGCTGTGCGAGGTGCGGCTGCTGGACGATGCGCGGTTCGGCTGGTTGGTTTTGATTCCACGCCGCGCCGCGCTGCAGGAGATTTTTGATCTCGATGCTGATGCGCGCATGCAGTTGCTTGCCGAGCTGGATCTGGCAGCAGCAGCGCTGCACGCAGAACTGCCCGGCGACAAGTTCAACGTGGGCGCGCTCGGCAACGTCGTACGCCAACTCCATGTGCATCTGGTCGCGCGCCGCATCGGTGACGCCGCATGGCCGGGACCAGTCTGGGGCCACGGCACGCGCATACCCTACACGCCGACCGCGGGCAAAGCTTTGTGCGCGGCACTGCGGCAGCGGCTCACCACATCCACGGAATGA
- the tesB gene encoding acyl-CoA thioesterase II encodes MSQALADELTSLLSLERLEDNLFRGQSRDIGTRYVFGGQVLGQALAAAQQTVDDARIAHSLHGYFLRAGDINAPIVYQVERLRDGHSFSSRRVLAIQHGQPILNGSISFQIDEPGFEHQLSMPEVPGPDDLEPPATISPEELAQLPEKMQRWLTRRGPFEFRPVYPRDELRPSKRPPYQQVWFRLDGHASDDARLQRAMLAYASDFHLIGTATLPHGISYLSHEVQMASLDHALWFHRPFRVDEWLLYSCDSPSAQGARGLARGMIFARDGRLVASTAQEGLLRMHRPG; translated from the coding sequence ATGTCCCAGGCTCTGGCCGATGAACTGACCTCGCTGCTCAGCCTCGAGCGCCTGGAAGACAATCTGTTTCGCGGCCAGAGCCGCGATATCGGAACACGCTACGTGTTTGGTGGCCAGGTGCTCGGCCAGGCATTGGCCGCCGCGCAGCAAACGGTGGATGACGCGCGCATTGCACACTCGCTGCACGGTTATTTTCTGCGTGCCGGCGATATCAATGCGCCCATCGTGTACCAGGTCGAGCGCCTGCGCGATGGGCACAGCTTTTCTTCGCGCCGTGTGCTCGCCATCCAGCATGGGCAACCCATCCTCAACGGCTCGATCTCGTTCCAGATCGACGAACCGGGCTTCGAGCATCAGCTGTCCATGCCCGAAGTACCCGGCCCCGACGATCTGGAGCCGCCAGCGACGATTTCACCCGAGGAACTTGCGCAGTTGCCGGAAAAAATGCAGCGCTGGTTGACGCGACGTGGGCCGTTCGAGTTTCGCCCGGTGTACCCGCGCGATGAGTTGCGCCCGAGCAAGCGCCCGCCCTATCAACAGGTATGGTTCCGTCTGGATGGACACGCATCGGATGACGCGCGGCTACAGCGCGCGATGCTGGCCTATGCCTCGGATTTCCACCTGATCGGCACGGCCACGCTACCGCACGGCATTTCCTATCTCAGTCACGAGGTGCAGATGGCCAGTCTCGATCATGCGCTGTGGTTTCATCGGCCATTTCGCGTCGACGAATGGTTGCTGTACAGCTGCGACAGCCCCAGTGCACAGGGCGCACGCGGACTGGCGCGCGGCATGATCTTCGCGCGGGACGGCAGGTTGGTCGCCTCGACCGCGCAGGAAGGCCTTTTGCGCATGCACCGGCCAGGCTGA
- a CDS encoding putative signal transducing protein encodes MRQIYTSPRLENIERMVALLGEHGIETRVTDRPVYQRASYNRPSFRDNDVQSWPKVWVANADDLPRARELLRGMGIAAPAERLMANLEFSVRQAHRGGRWTGRVRALLLLGIFGLLTVMTLRALGWL; translated from the coding sequence ATGCGCCAGATCTATACATCGCCGCGGCTGGAAAACATCGAGCGCATGGTAGCCTTGCTCGGCGAACATGGCATCGAGACGCGCGTGACCGATCGACCCGTGTATCAGCGCGCCAGCTACAACCGGCCCAGCTTTCGCGACAACGATGTTCAATCCTGGCCCAAGGTCTGGGTTGCCAATGCCGATGACCTGCCACGCGCACGCGAATTGCTGCGTGGCATGGGCATCGCGGCGCCCGCCGAGCGCCTCATGGCGAATCTGGAATTCAGCGTGCGCCAGGCGCACCGCGGCGGGCGCTGGACGGGGCGCGTGCGGGCACTGCTGCTGCTGGGAATTTTCGGCCTGCTGACGGTGATGACGCTACGCGCGCTCGGCTGGCTGTAA
- a CDS encoding acyl-CoA desaturase, which translates to MPSFSTPTPTSRPIARIWTVLRQWFDTAPIEGAGITADHGIDWLRVLPFVALHVACLAVIWVGVSWTAVLVALELYVLRMFAITGFYHRYFAHRAFRTSRAAQLVFAILGASAVQRGPLWWAAHHRHHHKHADTERDPHSPRRGFWWSHMGWFLSRSGFQPDLSAVQDLRRYPELRWLDRFDIAVPIALAAGLFALGLWLQHAAPQLHTSGAQLVVWGFCISTVVLIHVTVTINSLAHKFGTRRYDTRDDSRNNFWLALLTFGEGWHNNHHHFPGAARQGFRWWEIDLTYYGLRLLAACGLIWDLRPVPAGLRRLGRG; encoded by the coding sequence ATGCCATCCTTCTCCACGCCAACGCCAACATCCAGACCCATCGCACGCATATGGACTGTGTTGCGGCAGTGGTTCGACACCGCCCCGATCGAGGGTGCCGGGATTACCGCCGATCATGGCATCGACTGGCTGCGTGTGTTGCCGTTTGTCGCGCTGCACGTGGCGTGTCTTGCGGTCATCTGGGTGGGGGTGTCATGGACGGCAGTCTTGGTCGCGCTGGAGCTCTACGTATTGCGCATGTTCGCGATCACCGGGTTTTATCACCGCTATTTCGCGCATCGCGCGTTTCGCACCTCGCGCGCAGCGCAACTCGTGTTCGCGATACTGGGCGCCAGTGCGGTGCAACGTGGCCCCCTGTGGTGGGCGGCGCATCATCGCCATCACCACAAGCATGCCGATACCGAGCGTGATCCGCACTCGCCACGGCGCGGCTTCTGGTGGAGTCACATGGGCTGGTTTCTGAGCCGTTCGGGTTTCCAGCCAGACTTGAGCGCAGTACAGGATCTGCGTCGTTATCCCGAGCTGCGCTGGCTTGATCGCTTCGACATCGCCGTGCCGATCGCGCTGGCTGCAGGTCTGTTCGCCCTGGGCTTATGGCTGCAACACGCTGCGCCCCAACTGCATACCAGCGGTGCGCAGCTCGTGGTGTGGGGCTTCTGCATTTCCACCGTGGTGTTGATTCACGTCACCGTGACCATCAATTCGCTGGCCCACAAGTTCGGTACCCGGCGCTACGACACGCGTGACGACAGCCGCAATAATTTCTGGCTGGCGCTACTGACTTTCGGCGAGGGCTGGCACAACAACCATCATCACTTTCCGGGTGCTGCGCGGCAGGGATTTCGCTGGTGGGAGATCGATCTGACCTACTACGGATTGCGCCTGCTGGCTGCATGCGGTCTGATCTGGGATCTGCGGCCGGTCCCCGCAGGCTTGCGCCGCCTGGGGCGGGGCTGA
- a CDS encoding NAD(P)/FAD-dependent oxidoreductase: protein MRIAIIGSGIAGLGSAWLLSREHEVTLYEANAYLGGHTHTHEIVQAGRSYAIDSGFIVFNPQNYPLLTHLLNELGVASQPTTMSFAVRNEASGLEYNATSLDTLFCQRRNLLSPRFIGMMRDIVRFYREAPALLEQDDDGAGPTLAEWLRDQRYGNAFRDEHLVPMASALWSSPGSDILRFPIRYLIRFMANHHMLQVLDRPRWRVVQGGSQRYVDALRAQWTVDERIACPVQRVQRHARGVCISSAAGNEEFDQVVLACHSNQALALLADADAREQSILGAIGYQTNEAVLHTDARLLPRQRKAWAAWNVLLPKQAEESRMVTYCMNLLQSLDSAEPFCVSLNSSHRIDPSRVLRRMRYAHPVYDHVSVSARARKGEIQGQRKTWYAGAYWGFGFHEDGLRSATEIAHALGIHWPLQAVPATALQNASSQRINHDAQRVSAS from the coding sequence ATGCGCATCGCGATCATAGGCTCGGGCATCGCGGGGTTGGGCAGCGCCTGGCTGCTGTCACGCGAGCATGAAGTGACGCTGTACGAGGCCAATGCCTATCTGGGTGGTCACACACACACGCACGAAATCGTGCAGGCTGGGCGCAGCTATGCCATCGACAGCGGCTTCATCGTGTTCAATCCGCAGAACTACCCGCTGCTCACGCACCTGCTGAACGAGCTGGGTGTGGCCAGCCAACCGACCACGATGAGTTTCGCGGTGCGCAATGAAGCCAGCGGCCTCGAATACAACGCAACTTCGCTGGACACCTTGTTTTGCCAGCGCCGCAATCTGCTTTCGCCACGCTTCATCGGCATGATGCGCGACATCGTCCGCTTTTATCGCGAGGCACCGGCGCTGCTTGAACAGGATGACGATGGCGCAGGTCCGACGTTGGCCGAATGGCTGCGGGACCAGCGTTATGGCAACGCATTCCGCGACGAACATCTGGTGCCGATGGCATCAGCGCTGTGGTCATCGCCTGGAAGCGACATCCTGCGCTTTCCGATCCGCTACCTGATACGTTTCATGGCTAACCACCACATGCTGCAAGTGTTGGACCGGCCACGGTGGCGCGTCGTGCAGGGCGGCTCACAACGCTATGTCGACGCGCTGCGTGCGCAATGGACCGTAGACGAGCGAATTGCCTGTCCGGTGCAGCGCGTGCAGCGCCATGCGCGCGGCGTATGTATCAGCAGTGCCGCAGGCAACGAAGAGTTCGACCAAGTCGTGCTGGCCTGCCATAGCAATCAGGCGCTGGCATTGCTGGCTGATGCCGACGCTCGCGAGCAGTCGATCCTCGGCGCCATCGGCTATCAGACCAATGAAGCCGTGCTGCATACCGACGCGCGGCTCTTGCCCAGGCAACGCAAGGCGTGGGCAGCATGGAATGTGCTGCTGCCAAAGCAAGCGGAAGAAAGCCGCATGGTGACGTATTGCATGAACCTGCTGCAGTCACTGGACTCGGCAGAGCCATTTTGCGTCAGCCTCAACAGCAGCCACCGCATCGACCCCTCACGGGTGTTGCGCCGCATGCGCTACGCACACCCGGTGTACGACCATGTGTCGGTCTCGGCACGCGCGCGCAAGGGCGAGATCCAGGGGCAACGCAAGACCTGGTACGCCGGTGCCTATTGGGGCTTCGGCTTTCATGAGGACGGGCTGCGCAGCGCGACCGAGATCGCGCATGCGCTGGGCATACACTGGCCACTGCAGGCAGTACCCGCCACAGCGCTGCAGAACGCATCCAGCCAGCGCATCAATCACGACGCGCAGCGCGTGTCCGCGTCATGA
- a CDS encoding DUF1365 domain-containing protein produces MLHSAIYTGWVQHRREQPHAHAFRYRVAMLYLDLDEIEHVFDGRLLWSNERSNLAAFHREDYLGPIDIPLHEAVRLRVFGATQVYPRGPIRLLTHPRYFGYVFNPVSFYYCYAEDGQTLQAIVAEITNTPWRERHAYVLQIVNAQIHGRALHWHFAKRFHVSPFMPMDCDYAWALTPPGADLLVHMKVLRQGQHQFDASLKLQRQALDGRGLARVLLRYPAMTMKVILAIHWQALLIFLRRNPVHDRAGATAQPRTRPRGHE; encoded by the coding sequence CTGCTGCACAGCGCGATCTACACCGGTTGGGTACAGCATCGGCGTGAGCAGCCCCATGCACATGCATTTCGCTACCGCGTGGCCATGCTGTATCTGGACCTTGACGAAATCGAGCACGTTTTCGATGGACGCCTGTTGTGGTCCAACGAGCGCAGCAATCTGGCTGCATTCCATCGGGAGGATTACCTCGGACCGATCGACATTCCGCTGCACGAAGCGGTACGCCTGCGCGTGTTCGGCGCAACGCAGGTCTATCCGCGCGGACCGATCCGGCTGCTGACACATCCGCGCTACTTTGGCTACGTCTTCAATCCGGTCAGCTTCTACTACTGCTATGCCGAGGACGGGCAGACTTTGCAAGCCATCGTCGCTGAAATCACCAATACGCCATGGCGCGAGCGCCACGCGTACGTTCTGCAGATTGTCAACGCGCAAATCCATGGGCGCGCGCTGCACTGGCATTTCGCCAAGCGCTTCCATGTCTCGCCCTTCATGCCGATGGATTGCGATTACGCGTGGGCGCTGACACCGCCGGGCGCAGACTTGCTGGTGCACATGAAGGTACTGCGTCAAGGACAGCATCAGTTCGACGCCAGCTTGAAGCTGCAGCGGCAAGCACTGGATGGCCGCGGCCTCGCGCGCGTCTTGCTGCGCTATCCGGCCATGACCATGAAGGTGATCCTCGCGATTCACTGGCAGGCCTTGTTGATCTTTCTGCGACGCAACCCGGTGCACGATCGCGCCGGTGCAACCGCGCAACCGCGTACACGACCCCGTGGCCACGAGTAG
- a CDS encoding SAM-dependent methyltransferase → MSFIVRKLRDRLLGMLGDIDECQLRINDAAGMMILGRCDAHAVEPLTARVDILDPSFYLRVATQGSIGAGEAYMDGLWRSDDLVALMRMLVRHRDRLDTLDSGSARVAGTLLKLWHALRRNSRQGSRRNIAAHYDLGNALFELFLSGDMMYSSAIYAYEGEALEDASWRKLDRVCRKLELSPTDHVLEIGTGWGGFAIHAARHYGCHVTTTTISREQYDLARARVADAGLSQHVEVVLQDYRDLDGHYDKLVSIEMVEAIGHQYLDRFFARIAELLKPHGAALLQAITIEDARYRKALREVDFIKRHIFPGSFIPCVSALSGALARSSDLRLVNLEDIGTSYAMTLQAWRQRFLARLPEVRALGYDERFIRMWEFYLAYCEAGFRERALGDVQMLLHRPRARTSPWLPAVDVSCAR, encoded by the coding sequence ATGAGCTTCATCGTGCGCAAGCTGCGTGACCGCTTGCTCGGCATGCTCGGCGACATCGACGAGTGCCAGCTACGCATCAACGATGCTGCAGGCATGATGATTCTTGGACGCTGCGACGCGCATGCCGTCGAACCGCTGACGGCGCGTGTCGATATTCTCGATCCTTCGTTTTATCTGCGCGTGGCCACACAAGGCAGCATTGGTGCCGGTGAGGCCTATATGGACGGGCTCTGGCGCAGTGACGACCTTGTTGCGCTAATGCGGATGCTGGTACGGCATCGCGATCGTCTCGATACGCTTGATAGCGGCAGCGCTCGCGTGGCTGGAACATTGCTCAAGCTCTGGCACGCATTGCGCCGAAACTCACGCCAAGGCAGCCGACGCAACATCGCGGCGCACTACGACCTGGGCAACGCGCTGTTCGAGCTGTTCCTGTCTGGCGACATGATGTACTCGTCCGCCATTTATGCGTACGAAGGCGAGGCTCTAGAGGACGCATCCTGGCGCAAACTTGATCGCGTCTGCCGCAAGCTCGAACTTTCTCCGACCGATCATGTGCTGGAAATCGGCACTGGCTGGGGTGGATTTGCAATCCATGCAGCACGTCACTATGGCTGCCATGTCACAACCACGACCATATCGCGCGAACAATATGATCTGGCGCGTGCTCGTGTTGCTGACGCGGGCCTGTCACAGCACGTCGAGGTAGTGCTGCAGGACTACCGCGACCTCGACGGACACTACGACAAGCTGGTGTCCATCGAAATGGTCGAGGCGATCGGGCACCAATATCTCGACCGCTTCTTCGCGCGTATCGCCGAGCTGCTGAAGCCGCACGGCGCGGCGCTGCTACAGGCCATCACCATCGAGGATGCCCGCTATCGCAAGGCACTGCGCGAGGTTGACTTTATCAAGCGACACATCTTTCCAGGCAGCTTCATCCCTTGCGTGAGCGCACTCAGCGGCGCATTGGCTCGTTCCAGCGATTTGCGACTGGTCAATCTCGAGGATATCGGCACCAGCTACGCCATGACTTTGCAAGCATGGCGCCAGCGCTTTCTCGCTCGTCTCCCCGAGGTGCGCGCGCTGGGCTATGACGAGCGCTTCATCCGCATGTGGGAATTTTATCTGGCCTATTGCGAAGCCGGATTCCGCGAGCGCGCACTGGGTGACGTGCAAATGCTGTTGCATCGACCGCGCGCGCGTACTTCACCCTGGCTGCCTGCCGTGGATGTGTCATGCGCGCGCTGA
- a CDS encoding DUF2878 domain-containing protein: MRALILWIAYQAFWFACVMGAEHGWLWSSPLALACFIPLRFIIGTRTRWREDLLHMLTVGALGFLVDSGFAATGLMSYAAPWPSAALAPLWIVMIWLAFALTLRDGLGFLHERPLLAGILGAVGAPLSYLGAARGFGVVKFPLGEGAALAALAVAWFIALPAAFMLMRLSLLPARLHARHLPGAR; this comes from the coding sequence ATGCGCGCGCTGATACTGTGGATCGCTTATCAGGCGTTCTGGTTCGCGTGCGTGATGGGGGCCGAGCACGGCTGGTTGTGGTCATCGCCGCTGGCATTGGCGTGCTTCATCCCGTTGCGATTCATCATCGGCACGCGCACACGCTGGCGTGAGGATTTGCTGCACATGCTAACCGTGGGTGCACTGGGTTTCCTAGTTGACTCCGGCTTCGCGGCGACTGGACTGATGAGCTACGCCGCACCATGGCCATCGGCGGCGCTGGCGCCATTATGGATCGTGATGATCTGGCTGGCTTTTGCGCTGACGCTGCGTGATGGACTTGGATTTCTCCACGAACGTCCACTGCTGGCCGGAATTCTTGGTGCGGTCGGCGCGCCGTTGAGCTACCTGGGGGCTGCGCGCGGATTCGGCGTGGTCAAATTTCCTTTGGGCGAAGGTGCCGCCTTGGCCGCGCTGGCCGTGGCGTGGTTCATCGCGTTGCCCGCCGCATTCATGCTGATGCGTCTGTCGCTTCTGCCCGCGCGCCTGCATGCACGGCATCTTCCCGGAGCGCGCTGA
- a CDS encoding DUF1295 domain-containing protein: MSDVFWVWLASALCMAGGWWLQVRTRNAGIVDVIWSATMSASALYYATIGPGGLMARFLVATLGGFWGFRLAMHLLVRVLNEHEDGRYRYLREHWRGHQGKFFLFFQFQALLTAMFSLPFMAAAQNPAMRITPLMMIAIVVWLISIGGEALSDRQLAEFRAEPANRGRTCRAGLWRYSRHPNYFFEWLHWFTYVLLAWGAGLFWLAWIGPVLMLISLRWVTGIPFVEAQALRSRPDDYREYQRNTSIFFPWFPAKSKPQQRRQA, encoded by the coding sequence ATGTCGGATGTTTTCTGGGTGTGGCTAGCCAGCGCGCTATGCATGGCTGGCGGCTGGTGGCTGCAGGTGCGCACGCGCAATGCCGGCATCGTCGATGTGATCTGGTCTGCCACGATGAGCGCCAGCGCACTGTATTACGCCACGATTGGCCCGGGCGGGCTGATGGCTCGATTTCTGGTGGCGACGCTGGGGGGCTTCTGGGGTTTCCGCTTGGCCATGCATCTGTTGGTGCGTGTCCTGAACGAGCATGAAGACGGCCGCTATCGATATCTGCGCGAACACTGGCGCGGTCACCAAGGCAAGTTTTTCCTGTTCTTCCAGTTCCAGGCTTTGCTGACCGCCATGTTTTCGCTCCCATTTATGGCGGCTGCACAGAACCCTGCAATGCGCATCACGCCGCTGATGATGATCGCGATCGTGGTTTGGCTGATCAGCATTGGTGGCGAAGCGCTATCCGACCGCCAACTTGCAGAGTTCCGCGCGGAGCCAGCCAACCGCGGACGTACTTGTCGCGCGGGGCTGTGGCGCTATTCGCGACATCCCAATTATTTCTTCGAATGGCTGCACTGGTTCACTTATGTCCTGCTGGCCTGGGGGGCGGGGTTGTTCTGGCTGGCCTGGATCGGACCCGTGTTGATGCTGATCTCGTTGCGCTGGGTTACGGGAATTCCTTTCGTTGAAGCACAGGCGCTGCGCAGTCGACCTGACGATTATCGGGAGTACCAGCGCAACACCAGCATATTTTTCCCGTGGTTCCCAGCAAAATCCAAACCACAGCAACGGAGACAGGCATGA
- a CDS encoding SAM-dependent methyltransferase, with protein MSSSVASMRQQREPWGTIALAESGLLPDSLVRVGIRRLCAERLREEWRGGAERVGQRQVALLDSLRSSALALHTDLANAQHYELPPEFFQRCLGPRLKYSCCYFEQADTSLAQAEESMLTMYAERAELADGQDILELGCGWGSLTLWIAARYPHAHITAVSNSRLQREFILATAARRDLHNITILTRDVNQLELPAATFDRVVSVEMFEHVRNYATLMQHIATWLRAEGKLFVHIFCHRELAYPFEREGRDDWMGRYFFSGGLMPSEHTLLHFADHLIIERQWRISGTHYQRTANAWLHNQDAARDTLMPILASVYAADARRWWQRWRLFWMACAELFGYDHGNQWLVAHYRFHKRG; from the coding sequence ATGAGCAGCTCAGTCGCAAGCATGCGGCAACAACGCGAGCCCTGGGGCACGATCGCGCTAGCCGAATCCGGACTGCTTCCTGATTCACTGGTTCGCGTGGGAATCCGCAGACTCTGCGCCGAGCGCCTGCGCGAAGAATGGCGGGGCGGCGCCGAACGGGTAGGTCAGCGTCAGGTCGCACTGCTCGATTCCTTGCGGAGCTCGGCATTGGCGCTGCACACCGATCTGGCCAATGCCCAGCACTATGAGTTGCCGCCGGAATTTTTCCAGCGCTGCCTCGGTCCGCGATTGAAGTACTCGTGCTGTTATTTCGAGCAGGCGGATACCTCGCTGGCCCAAGCCGAAGAATCCATGTTGACGATGTATGCCGAACGCGCCGAGCTGGCGGACGGCCAGGACATTCTTGAACTCGGTTGCGGCTGGGGATCGCTCACGTTATGGATCGCCGCGCGTTATCCGCATGCACACATCACCGCAGTATCCAACTCGCGCCTGCAGCGCGAGTTCATTTTGGCAACGGCGGCTCGGCGCGATTTGCACAACATCACCATTCTCACTCGCGACGTCAACCAGCTTGAACTTCCAGCCGCTACGTTTGACCGGGTCGTATCCGTGGAGATGTTTGAACACGTGCGCAATTACGCCACGCTGATGCAACATATCGCCACCTGGCTGCGCGCCGAGGGCAAGCTGTTCGTGCACATCTTCTGCCATCGCGAACTGGCCTATCCATTCGAGCGCGAAGGGCGTGACGACTGGATGGGGCGCTACTTTTTCAGCGGTGGTCTGATGCCTTCCGAACACACGCTGCTGCACTTCGCCGACCACCTGATCATCGAACGGCAATGGCGAATTTCCGGAACCCACTACCAGCGCACTGCCAATGCATGGCTGCACAATCAGGATGCAGCACGCGACACGCTGATGCCGATCCTTGCGTCTGTCTATGCCGCCGATGCACGTCGTTGGTGGCAACGCTGGCGCCTGTTCTGGATGGCCTGCGCCGAGCTGTTCGGCTATGACCATGGCAATCAATGGCTGGTTGCGCATTACCGCTTTCACAAGCGCGGCTGA